The region AGCGTCTGGAAACACTATGATTCAAAACCTCAGCAAGATAAACGCGCATAATTCACCGACTGTCGAAACTACAGGTGGGGAATGATGGACCGTTTGACCAGCATGGCTGTGTTCGTGAAAACCGCCGATAGCGGCTCATTCGCCGCGGCGGCGCTCGCGTTCGGCATCTCGTCACAGATGGCGGGCAAGCATGTGAGCACGCTGGAAGAGCGCGTCGGCGCGCGCTTGCTGAACCGCACGACGCGGCGCCAGAGTCTCACCGAGATCGGCCAGATCTTCTACGAGCGCTGCAAGGCGTTACTCGCCGATGTGGAAGCTGCCGAGTCGGTCGCGCAGGATCTGTCGTCGTCGCCGCGCGGCCGCTTGCGCATCACGGCGCCGGTCACGTTCGGCGCCTGCTGCCTTGCGCCGTTGATTACGCGCTATCTGAAGGCCAATCCCGAGGTGCGGGTCGAGTTGTCGCTGACCGACCGCTTTGTCGATCTGATCGATGAGGGGTATGAGGCCGCGATTCGTCTGGGCGCGTTGCCGGATTCGTCGCTGATCGCGCGGCCGCTGATGCCCTATCGGCTGGTGGCATGCGCGGCGCCCGCTTATCTGGCCGAGTGCGGCGTGCCGCAAACGCCGCAGGCGCTCGCGGACCACGAGTGTCTGAGCTTTGTCTATACGGCGTTGCCGGTCGACACCGAATGGCGTTTCAGCGACGCGCACGGCGAGCAGGCCGTGCCGATCTCCGGCCGTTTTCAGGCCAACGATATGAAGGCGTTGCAAGCCGCCGCGCTCAACGGCGGCGGCGTAATTCTCGGGCCCGAGGTGGCCGTCAAGGACGACCTCGCCGCAGGCCGGCTGGTGCGTGTGCTCGCCGACTACGAGGCGCCCGCGCGGCCCATGCATCTGGTGTTTCCGGCGAGCCGCGCCACGCCGAAGTTGCGCGCGTTCATCGATCAGGTCGTGGCTGAGTTCGGGCCGGGTAGCGTGTAAGACGCGCGCCACCCAATCGCCACCTGATTGCCACCCATTCACCGCTAGAATTCGCTTCCCGCGCCGCACAAGGCAAAATACGGGTTTGCGCGCCCCAACGGCGCTGCAAAATCTGCAGAATCAGACGTCGGCGGAACCCATGCCGTCGCCCTTCGCAAGACGCATGACGACGGCCCAAGGCCCGTCGCGTGCGACGCAGCAACAGGATGGCTCGTCCTTTAACAGAGCCCATGAGGAGCATTTATGACCGATTCGAACCCATCTTTCCTTGGCAGGATTTCACTTGCCGTCAGCACCTTTTTCAGCATCCTCGGCGATGGCGAGTTCGCCGCCGGGGTCCTGCGCCTGCGTAACGGCGGCGGAGTTGCCGCTAGTGCAGCGCCCGCATCTGCAACTGCGCCTGCGCCCGCGCCGCAGCCTGCCGCGCCCACGCTGAAGGAAGCGAGCCCGGACGCCGCGCTCCAGCTCCTCGGCCTGCTGCAACGCGACGCGCGCTTCATCGATTTCGTCGAAGAAGACATCAAGGGCTATAGCGACGCCGACATCGGCGCTGCCGC is a window of Paraburkholderia sp. IMGN_8 DNA encoding:
- a CDS encoding LysR family transcriptional regulator, with the translated sequence MDRLTSMAVFVKTADSGSFAAAALAFGISSQMAGKHVSTLEERVGARLLNRTTRRQSLTEIGQIFYERCKALLADVEAAESVAQDLSSSPRGRLRITAPVTFGACCLAPLITRYLKANPEVRVELSLTDRFVDLIDEGYEAAIRLGALPDSSLIARPLMPYRLVACAAPAYLAECGVPQTPQALADHECLSFVYTALPVDTEWRFSDAHGEQAVPISGRFQANDMKALQAAALNGGGVILGPEVAVKDDLAAGRLVRVLADYEAPARPMHLVFPASRATPKLRAFIDQVVAEFGPGSV
- a CDS encoding DUF2760 domain-containing protein, which produces MTDSNPSFLGRISLAVSTFFSILGDGEFAAGVLRLRNGGGVAASAAPASATAPAPAPQPAAPTLKEASPDAALQLLGLLQRDARFIDFVEEDIKGYSDADIGAAARLVHDGCRATLREHFTIRPVRDEAEGSRVTLAEGFDATAIRLTGNVVGKAPFNGSVSHRGWRVDEVRLPKLTDSHNARVIAPAEVEL